In Methanosarcina barkeri MS, a single window of DNA contains:
- a CDS encoding MM0924 family protein codes for MKQEFIEKYYLGKEVEIDIGGNTTYRGIAAECKDGVLSLKWTIKEEGYTHIDIERIAAMWRTLRR; via the coding sequence ATGAAGCAGGAGTTCATTGAGAAATACTATTTGGGCAAAGAAGTTGAAATTGACATTGGGGGAAATACCACATACAGAGGGATTGCTGCCGAGTGCAAAGACGGAGTCCTCAGCCTTAAGTGGACCATAAAAGAAGAAGGCTATACACATATCGATATTGAGAGAATCGCTGCAATGTGGAGAACACTGAGAAGGTAA
- a CDS encoding universal stress protein, whose product MEAINFKKIMVATDGSPCSGLVAEKGIELARLSGGMVYAVYVVSTAYLAPINGDSFPMSVDPYWESIHEAWDKQGHEAVNYVKSLGDMKGINVEPVLLEGNPAEELIRYAEEEKMDIVVMGTLGKTGLDRLLLGSVAENLVRHSKVPVMVVRDKCDI is encoded by the coding sequence ATGGAAGCTATTAATTTTAAGAAAATAATGGTTGCAACCGACGGCTCGCCCTGCTCCGGGCTGGTTGCTGAAAAAGGGATTGAGCTTGCTCGGTTGAGTGGAGGAATGGTTTATGCAGTCTATGTGGTATCAACGGCCTACCTGGCTCCTATCAATGGAGATTCCTTTCCTATGAGTGTGGATCCTTACTGGGAATCTATACATGAGGCATGGGATAAACAGGGACATGAGGCTGTAAATTATGTAAAAAGCCTGGGAGATATGAAAGGAATCAATGTTGAGCCCGTTCTTCTTGAAGGCAATCCCGCAGAAGAACTGATCCGGTATGCCGAAGAGGAAAAAATGGATATTGTTGTTATGGGCACTCTTGGAAAAACAGGACTGGACAGGTTGCTTCTTGGCAGTGTCGCAGAAAATCTGGTCCGTCACTCGAAGGTTCCGGTTATGGTTGTAAGAGATAAGTGTGACATATGA
- a CDS encoding TIGR00153 family protein translates to MKDYIRSVLDVVAESPFVPLEAHAKKGVLAVEKLAEAMEAYCAGNQSILEERTDEIDTLEHEADKLKQKIRASIPSSVRLPVNKKDLLSFLKQQDSIADYAQTAAYWMTLRSCEDIPEEIKEGFLELMNTSLKTARLYDELAGALYKLLATSFSKEEIKETMTIIPEVERLEHDVDVLETSLSKKIFENEDTIGGAGVCHLIGLVERVGGIADKSASAADRLRTMILRR, encoded by the coding sequence ATGAAAGACTACATCCGTTCTGTCCTTGACGTGGTTGCTGAATCTCCCTTTGTGCCTCTGGAAGCACACGCAAAAAAGGGAGTACTGGCAGTTGAAAAGCTGGCTGAAGCAATGGAAGCCTACTGTGCAGGAAACCAGTCTATTCTGGAGGAGAGAACAGATGAGATTGACACACTGGAACATGAGGCTGATAAACTCAAACAGAAGATAAGGGCAAGCATTCCCTCATCAGTAAGATTGCCCGTGAATAAAAAAGACCTCCTTTCTTTTCTTAAGCAGCAGGACTCTATTGCGGATTATGCTCAGACGGCTGCCTACTGGATGACCCTTCGATCCTGTGAGGATATCCCCGAGGAAATCAAAGAAGGCTTTCTGGAACTGATGAATACCTCCCTGAAGACTGCAAGGCTTTACGATGAACTTGCGGGTGCACTTTACAAGCTTCTCGCAACTTCTTTCAGCAAGGAAGAAATCAAAGAAACTATGACCATCATCCCTGAAGTCGAAAGACTGGAACATGATGTGGATGTGCTTGAAACTTCTCTCTCAAAAAAGATCTTCGAAAACGAAGACACTATAGGAGGTGCAGGTGTCTGCCACCTGATAGGACTTGTTGAAAGAGTAGGAGGCATTGCTGATAAGTCCGCAAGTGCTGCTGACCGTCTGAGAACTATGATTCTCAGAAGATAA
- a CDS encoding PqqD family peptide modification chaperone — protein sequence MKTVLIFPPQWSPLQPYLSIPSLSAYLEMHGYSVVQKDLNIESYDIFLSPEHILSMKQKIKERFELLDNKERLSVKEQEKFVAFFMGMSKASRIHECISEAMTLIKNEDNFYNINDYNKSMNTINEALSITSLAYFPTNLSLFSFTIDNFDYSISELFKATIDEEINPYIQIYKDNLLKPIVNLKPDLVCISIIGTEQIIPGLTIARLLKLETDSHINIGGSIFSRLVDVLLSRKELFTTFFDSVITLEGEKPLLELVKHIENKKDLKSVPNLIFLDGESVCKTDISRPERIDNLPTPSFEGFPLDKYLSPLLVLPYLSSRGCYFNKCAFCDHSYIYGNRYDPRDIKKVVDDLNKLTNKYGCHHFTFSDECISPSRFDKLSDELINTKSTIFANADIRFEKGFTSELCNKIYNSGFRVFYIGMESANNRVLSFMNKGIDKDSILNIISNSSSAGIWNHVFYFLGFPTETETEAEETLDILISKKDQIHSSGGSTFLLGKDSKVAHNPKKYSVKNIKIDQKKDLELWYNYDIDVGLSNEMAQRLLSSFKEQIEKDNCDYCWSSIPREHLLIYLSRYRVSDLKDMIKIPYIKQDPRIYYNDYLNDNAILYMHKHLAVHTINFDITELINNKFNSPIVSELTNVVYNEKSKKIFKINNSAKKVIDLLDNVNTVGDVINKIAINYGISLKEARIKCNRLFTELLNNDIVGIANSTGSIPRLDPTFGRST from the coding sequence ATGAAAACTGTTCTTATTTTCCCACCACAATGGTCGCCATTACAACCTTATTTAAGTATACCATCCTTATCTGCTTATCTTGAAATGCATGGATATTCTGTAGTGCAAAAGGATTTGAATATAGAATCATATGACATTTTTTTGTCTCCTGAACACATTCTATCAATGAAACAAAAAATTAAGGAAAGATTTGAATTATTAGATAACAAGGAACGACTATCTGTAAAAGAGCAAGAAAAGTTTGTTGCTTTTTTTATGGGTATGTCCAAGGCGTCTCGTATTCACGAATGTATATCAGAAGCAATGACATTAATTAAAAATGAAGATAATTTCTATAATATTAATGACTACAACAAAAGTATGAATACAATCAATGAGGCGCTTTCAATAACCTCACTTGCGTATTTTCCGACAAATCTCTCTCTATTTTCTTTTACTATTGATAATTTTGATTATTCAATATCGGAATTATTTAAGGCAACAATAGACGAGGAAATTAATCCATATATTCAAATTTATAAAGATAATCTTCTAAAACCAATAGTAAACCTAAAACCTGATCTGGTTTGTATCTCGATTATAGGTACAGAACAAATAATTCCAGGGTTAACTATTGCACGTTTATTGAAATTAGAAACAGATTCCCACATTAATATTGGTGGAAGTATCTTTAGTCGTCTAGTGGATGTTTTACTTTCAAGAAAAGAATTATTTACAACATTTTTTGATAGCGTAATAACATTGGAGGGTGAAAAACCTCTTCTTGAACTTGTAAAACATATAGAAAACAAGAAAGATCTTAAATCGGTTCCAAATTTAATTTTTTTGGATGGAGAAAGCGTATGTAAGACAGACATAAGTAGGCCAGAAAGAATTGATAACTTACCTACGCCTAGCTTTGAAGGATTCCCTTTGGATAAATATTTATCTCCTCTTCTGGTTTTACCATATCTGTCAAGTAGAGGCTGTTATTTTAATAAATGTGCTTTCTGTGATCACTCATATATTTATGGAAATCGTTATGATCCCAGAGACATTAAAAAAGTTGTAGATGATCTAAACAAATTAACAAATAAATATGGATGTCATCACTTTACATTCTCTGATGAATGTATCTCGCCATCTAGGTTTGATAAATTGTCAGATGAACTTATAAACACTAAATCCACAATTTTTGCGAATGCTGACATAAGGTTCGAAAAAGGATTTACATCCGAATTATGTAATAAAATATACAATTCTGGATTTAGGGTTTTCTATATCGGCATGGAATCCGCCAATAATAGAGTTCTTAGTTTCATGAATAAGGGAATAGATAAAGATTCGATTCTTAATATAATTTCAAATAGCTCTAGTGCAGGTATTTGGAATCATGTTTTTTATTTCTTAGGATTCCCTACAGAAACCGAAACTGAAGCAGAAGAAACTCTAGATATATTGATTTCTAAAAAAGATCAAATCCACTCATCTGGTGGTTCAACTTTTCTATTAGGGAAAGATTCCAAAGTTGCACACAATCCCAAAAAATATTCAGTCAAAAATATTAAGATTGACCAAAAAAAAGATCTCGAATTATGGTACAATTACGACATTGATGTAGGCCTATCAAATGAAATGGCTCAAAGATTATTATCCAGCTTCAAGGAGCAAATCGAAAAAGATAATTGCGATTATTGTTGGAGTTCTATTCCACGTGAACATTTGCTAATCTATTTGTCACGATATAGAGTTTCAGATCTGAAAGATATGATTAAGATTCCATATATTAAACAAGACCCTAGAATATATTATAATGACTATTTGAATGATAATGCGATATTATATATGCATAAACATTTAGCAGTTCATACTATTAATTTTGATATAACAGAATTAATAAACAATAAATTTAACTCGCCAATAGTATCGGAACTTACAAATGTTGTATACAATGAAAAAAGTAAAAAAATTTTTAAAATAAATAATTCCGCAAAAAAAGTGATTGATTTACTTGATAACGTAAATACTGTGGGAGATGTAATAAACAAAATAGCTATAAATTATGGAATTTCTCTTAAAGAGGCTAGAATAAAATGTAACAGATTATTTACAGAATTGTTAAACAATGATATAGTTGGAATTGCGAATTCTACCGGCTCGATTCCAAGGCTCGATCCTACTTTCGGCAGGTCTACATAA
- a CDS encoding IS701 family transposase — MDINPPKCTDIDYINFLIAASNVFSCTEAARCYPDIANAPSHDAFTRCLQRQPPDTEALWEEVKSYVKLKGGYLIVDDSTLDKPYAEEIAFVRRMWSGKHHRTVKGIGLVTLVWTDGTTVIPIDFRIYNIDVDDKTKNDHFRDMLDKAEERGFNPKFVLFDTWYASVKNLKAIRQKEWHFLTRLKNNRLVNPDNKGNVPLETVDIPPKGRVVHLKAYGFVKVFRIVSKNGDTQHWVTDVQEMDEAKREDLAKKSWKIEEYHRGIKQFCGVEKCQARKEESQRAHIMFSLRAFLRLELQRIKSGISWFESAMKIRRVAVTEYLRNPQYTLN, encoded by the coding sequence ATGGACATAAATCCACCTAAGTGTACCGACATTGACTACATTAATTTTCTCATTGCGGCTTCTAACGTTTTTAGCTGTACTGAAGCTGCTAGATGTTATCCAGACATAGCTAATGCTCCTTCTCATGATGCTTTTACTCGTTGCCTTCAAAGGCAACCTCCAGACACGGAAGCACTATGGGAGGAAGTAAAAAGTTATGTCAAGCTTAAGGGAGGATACCTAATTGTTGATGATTCAACATTAGATAAACCATACGCAGAAGAAATTGCTTTTGTTCGTCGTATGTGGAGTGGAAAACATCATCGTACTGTAAAGGGAATAGGCCTGGTTACCTTAGTTTGGACTGACGGTACAACCGTTATACCTATCGATTTTCGAATTTATAACATCGATGTAGACGACAAAACAAAGAATGACCATTTCCGTGATATGCTTGACAAGGCCGAAGAACGTGGTTTTAATCCCAAATTCGTTTTATTTGATACATGGTATGCAAGTGTGAAAAACCTTAAAGCCATTAGACAGAAAGAGTGGCATTTCCTTACAAGATTGAAAAATAATCGTTTGGTAAATCCTGACAACAAGGGAAATGTGCCACTTGAAACAGTAGATATTCCTCCAAAAGGACGTGTGGTTCACCTCAAAGCATATGGATTTGTAAAGGTGTTTAGGATAGTTTCAAAAAATGGAGACACGCAACACTGGGTTACAGATGTGCAAGAGATGGATGAAGCAAAACGTGAAGATTTGGCAAAGAAGTCATGGAAAATTGAGGAATATCATAGGGGAATAAAACAGTTCTGTGGTGTCGAAAAATGTCAGGCAAGAAAGGAAGAATCACAAAGAGCACATATAATGTTCTCATTAAGAGCTTTTCTTAGACTGGAATTACAAAGAATCAAAAGTGGAATATCCTGGTTTGAAAGTGCTATGAAAATTAGAAGAGTGGCAGTGACAGAATACTTAAGGAATCCCCAATACACGTTAAATTAA
- a CDS encoding transcriptional regulator has product MTDDSPVNLTDKEYSIIDMLQSLGLPRTEATAIVCLKDCSELRSLHIELVSGLRQPEVSVAMRPLRERGWVEERSEKKNKGKGRPVKYYQLTLPFSQIVKTLEEEFLKDNEEKMIALERLRELETTLQN; this is encoded by the coding sequence ATGACCGACGATTCTCCAGTTAATTTAACCGATAAAGAGTATTCAATCATTGACATGCTCCAGAGCCTGGGACTCCCGAGAACAGAGGCTACCGCAATCGTATGTCTGAAAGACTGCAGTGAACTCAGGTCTCTTCATATTGAACTTGTATCAGGGCTTAGACAACCGGAAGTAAGTGTAGCCATGCGCCCCCTGCGGGAAAGAGGTTGGGTGGAAGAAAGGTCTGAAAAAAAGAATAAAGGAAAAGGCAGGCCTGTGAAGTACTATCAGTTAACTTTGCCCTTCTCACAAATTGTAAAGACCCTTGAAGAAGAATTTTTAAAAGATAATGAAGAAAAAATGATTGCACTCGAAAGGCTTCGAGAACTGGAAACAACATTGCAAAATTGA
- a CDS encoding FmdB family zinc ribbon protein produces the protein MMCSVGDSFDLDMEGNLPVKDYVCKDCGNRFKGIGKNVKCPSCQSKNVVES, from the coding sequence ATGATGTGTAGTGTTGGAGACTCGTTTGATCTGGATATGGAAGGAAATTTGCCGGTTAAAGACTATGTATGTAAAGACTGTGGGAACAGATTCAAAGGCATTGGTAAAAATGTGAAGTGTCCTTCCTGCCAGTCTAAAAATGTAGTAGAATCCTGA
- a CDS encoding ABC transporter ATP-binding protein, translating into MTEERPIIELKNLTKIYKNGMKFRALDNANLKIKKGEFVAIVGPSGSGKSTLMHMIGLLDTPSSGTLMIDGRDVTNMSDKERSEMRNRMLGFVFQYHHLLPDFTALENVIMPLLITGKSRKEAQAIAENLLKEVGLEDRMDHRPGELSGGQNQRVAVARALSCSPAIVLGDEPTGNLDTKTGDLIYELLRRLNREHNQTFIVVTHNENLASKADRIIRLVDGKITDQ; encoded by the coding sequence ATGACTGAAGAACGCCCAATTATCGAGCTTAAAAACCTGACAAAAATATATAAAAACGGAATGAAATTTCGCGCGCTCGACAATGCAAACTTAAAAATTAAGAAAGGAGAATTCGTTGCAATCGTCGGACCATCTGGTTCTGGAAAAAGCACACTTATGCACATGATAGGCCTGCTGGACACCCCAAGTTCTGGGACGCTCATGATAGACGGTAGAGACGTAACAAATATGTCGGATAAGGAACGTTCTGAGATGCGAAACAGAATGCTTGGTTTTGTTTTCCAGTACCATCACCTGCTCCCGGACTTTACGGCCTTGGAAAATGTAATAATGCCGCTCTTGATTACGGGAAAAAGCAGGAAAGAAGCACAGGCAATTGCTGAAAACCTCCTTAAAGAGGTAGGACTTGAAGACCGGATGGATCACAGGCCCGGTGAACTTTCAGGAGGGCAAAACCAGAGGGTTGCAGTAGCAAGGGCACTTAGCTGTTCTCCTGCAATCGTGCTCGGAGACGAGCCTACAGGCAACCTTGATACAAAAACGGGTGACCTGATCTATGAACTGCTCAGACGGCTGAACAGAGAGCATAATCAGACTTTTATCGTGGTTACTCATAATGAAAACCTGGCATCAAAAGCTGACAGGATTATCAGGCTTGTGGACGGAAAAATTACAGATCAGTGA
- a CDS encoding PPC domain-containing DNA-binding protein, translated as MEYATGKIGRVFTVRIDSGEDLILELIKLAELERIESAVFVLLGALKEAQLVTGPKKSIIPPEPVWSVFNDAHEILGIGDIFLMEGKPKIHLHASAGRGDNVKLGCLRGESEVFMVVEAFVLELDGFSARRIEDKEQGFAPVCFERVLDMK; from the coding sequence ATGGAATATGCAACAGGAAAAATAGGTAGAGTATTTACCGTAAGGATCGATTCTGGAGAAGACTTGATTCTGGAACTGATTAAACTTGCTGAACTGGAGCGCATCGAATCTGCTGTTTTTGTATTGCTTGGCGCATTAAAAGAGGCACAGCTTGTCACAGGCCCTAAAAAAAGTATAATTCCTCCAGAACCTGTATGGTCCGTCTTTAATGATGCACATGAGATTCTGGGAATTGGAGACATTTTTTTAATGGAAGGAAAGCCTAAGATCCATCTGCATGCAAGCGCAGGCAGGGGAGACAATGTAAAACTCGGGTGTTTGAGAGGAGAAAGCGAAGTTTTTATGGTAGTTGAGGCTTTTGTCCTCGAACTTGATGGATTTTCTGCTAGAAGAATTGAAGATAAGGAACAGGGCTTTGCCCCTGTATGTTTTGAACGAGTTTTAGATATGAAATGA
- a CDS encoding PKD domain-containing protein encodes MSQYLKYEIAKPVAAFSASPTSGKAPLNVKFTDKRTGLPEKWKWSFGDGTVLREKNPEHQCFQEGNYKVTITVVNVVGYLYEATGF; translated from the coding sequence ATGTCACAGTATCTAAAATATGAAATCGCAAAACCTGTTGCTGCTTTTTCTGCATCTCCTACCTCCGGAAAAGCACCATTAAACGTTAAATTTACCGACAAACGTACAGGCTTACCAGAAAAATGGAAATGGAGTTTTGGAGATGGAACAGTTTTAAGAGAAAAGAATCCAGAACATCAGTGTTTTCAGGAAGGGAACTATAAGGTTACAATTACAGTTGTTAACGTTGTAGGCTACCTGTATGAAGCAACTGGTTTTTGA
- a CDS encoding right-handed parallel beta-helix repeat-containing protein produces MKINKKIGLISIVLILCLIIVSSTASAATINVGPNEKYKTIQKAVDAAHKGDTIIVNSGTYPENVHITKDNLTILGKGYPKVSGFYNAEESNDDFGREYININGFSITKNGIDLVGRATRGQIIKNNYFYSCGVSFDGDMASGTIESNYFTNGGISLSQAGVNIIGNEIKNADIGIGLYQGAGSATYASISKNKITGCNVGIEFYHESSSPGIYNNYFSNKNNIIFDSSWNGAVSWNTTKTAGSNIVSGPYIAGNFWGSPDGKGFSQTASDNDSDGIADSPYVLNSKNIDYLPLVAIKTPVKTPVASFKTSKSSGKAPLTVKFTDTSTGTPTKWKWDFGDGSKSYHQNPVHKYSKAGVYTVSLTAKNAHGSNTVTKTDYVKVIAKPVAVFSASPTSGKTPLKVQFTDTSTGTPTSWFWKFGDGSKSYLQNPTHKYSKAGTYTVSLIVKNAAGRNSVTKTKYIKVVTKPVAAFSASPTSGKTPLKVKFTDTSTGTPTAWKWDFGDGSKSYHQNPVHKYSKAGTYTVSLTVKNAAGRNSVTKTKYITVTGTSQAPTADFWGWPLSGKAPLKVTFTETSKGSPTSWKWDFGDGKYSTEKSPTHTYSSAGIYTVKLTATNAAGSSTKLKWKYIKVAK; encoded by the coding sequence ATGAAAATTAATAAGAAAATTGGTTTAATATCGATAGTGCTGATTTTATGTTTAATCATTGTTTCATCTACTGCATCAGCCGCTACTATAAATGTAGGACCAAACGAAAAATACAAGACGATTCAAAAGGCTGTGGATGCCGCTCATAAAGGGGATACCATTATTGTTAATTCTGGAACCTACCCTGAGAACGTTCATATTACAAAAGATAACTTAACGATTCTTGGAAAAGGGTATCCAAAGGTTTCTGGATTCTATAATGCTGAGGAATCTAATGATGACTTCGGCAGAGAATATATTAATATCAATGGTTTCTCTATCACTAAAAACGGAATTGATTTAGTTGGCAGAGCAACACGTGGTCAAATAATAAAAAATAATTATTTTTATTCTTGTGGTGTTTCTTTTGATGGAGATATGGCTTCTGGTACTATCGAAAGTAACTATTTCACAAATGGTGGGATTTCTTTAAGTCAAGCTGGAGTAAATATAATTGGAAATGAAATTAAGAATGCGGATATTGGAATTGGGTTATATCAAGGAGCCGGATCAGCAACATACGCATCAATTTCAAAAAATAAGATAACTGGGTGTAATGTAGGAATTGAGTTTTATCATGAAAGTAGTTCTCCTGGTATTTATAACAATTACTTTAGCAACAAAAATAACATAATATTCGATTCATCGTGGAACGGCGCTGTAAGCTGGAATACTACTAAAACCGCAGGTTCTAATATCGTTTCAGGACCTTACATTGCCGGGAACTTCTGGGGCTCCCCTGATGGCAAAGGTTTCTCTCAGACAGCTTCTGATAATGACTCTGATGGAATTGCAGATTCCCCCTATGTTCTAAATAGTAAAAATATTGACTACTTACCTCTGGTTGCTATTAAAACTCCGGTGAAAACTCCGGTAGCTTCTTTTAAAACGTCAAAATCAAGCGGGAAAGCACCATTAACCGTTAAATTTACTGATACAAGCACAGGGACACCTACTAAATGGAAATGGGACTTTGGAGACGGATCAAAGTCATACCACCAGAATCCAGTTCACAAGTATTCAAAGGCAGGAGTATATACTGTTAGTTTAACAGCAAAGAATGCTCATGGCAGTAACACGGTAACAAAAACAGATTATGTAAAAGTGATAGCAAAACCAGTTGCTGTATTCTCTGCATCTCCTACCTCCGGAAAAACACCACTGAAGGTTCAGTTTACTGACACAAGCACTGGCACCCCAACTTCCTGGTTCTGGAAATTTGGAGATGGATCAAAGTCATACCTCCAGAATCCAACTCACAAATATTCAAAAGCAGGAACATATACTGTTAGCTTAATAGTAAAGAATGCGGCAGGACGTAACTCGGTAACAAAAACAAAATATATAAAAGTAGTAACAAAACCAGTTGCTGCCTTTTCAGCCTCTCCTACCTCCGGAAAAACACCATTAAAGGTTAAATTTACTGATACAAGCACAGGAACACCTACTGCATGGAAATGGGACTTTGGAGACGGGTCAAAGTCATACCACCAGAATCCGGTTCATAAGTATTCAAAAGCAGGAACATATACTGTTAGCTTAACAGTAAAGAATGCGGCAGGACGTAACTCGGTAACAAAAACAAAGTATATAACCGTGACAGGAACTTCACAAGCTCCAACTGCAGATTTCTGGGGCTGGCCACTCTCAGGAAAAGCTCCACTAAAGGTAACATTTACGGAGACGAGCAAAGGATCACCAACTTCATGGAAATGGGATTTCGGAGATGGGAAATATTCAACAGAAAAGAGTCCAACACACACATATTCATCAGCAGGAATTTACACAGTTAAACTCACAGCAACAAATGCAGCAGGAAGTAGTACAAAATTAAAGTGGAAATATATAAAAGTGGCAAAGTGA
- the eno gene encoding phosphopyruvate hydratase has product MSYIGLQQDSGEYKIQKIHAREILDSRGNPTVEVDVFTPKGFGRAGVPSGASTGTNEALELRDADPNRYGGKGVLTAVKNVNTIIQKELLGLDVRNQREIDELMIELDETDNKSNLGANAILGVSMAVARAAADSLNVPLYRYLGGSNAFTLPVPTMNVLNGGKHAGNDLAIQEFMIQPKGAETFYEALQMGAEIYHVLGKILEKKYGRSSTNVGYEGGYAPKMSESTEALDALAQAIEEAGYTDTEVTIGLDAAASEFYEDEAYSIDGKKRSAPELMDYYVELVNSYPILSIEDPFYEEAFEDFEALTNELWDTIIVGDDLFVTNIERLSKGVDMGAANALLLKVNQIGTISEAFDAANMASRNGYTVIVSHRSAETEDTTIADISVAIGAEMIKTGAPARGERTAKYNQLLRIEEDLGEVAHYVQL; this is encoded by the coding sequence ATGTCGTATATCGGTCTACAGCAGGATTCTGGAGAATATAAAATCCAAAAGATACATGCTCGGGAGATCCTGGATTCAAGGGGAAATCCCACAGTTGAAGTTGATGTGTTTACGCCAAAGGGATTTGGCAGAGCCGGTGTTCCTTCAGGGGCTTCTACTGGTACGAACGAGGCCCTTGAACTGCGGGATGCAGACCCTAATAGATATGGAGGAAAAGGAGTTCTCACTGCAGTAAAGAATGTGAATACCATCATCCAGAAGGAATTGCTGGGGCTTGATGTGCGAAACCAGCGGGAAATCGATGAGCTGATGATTGAGCTCGATGAGACCGATAACAAATCAAACCTTGGGGCAAATGCAATTCTTGGGGTATCCATGGCTGTTGCAAGAGCTGCTGCAGATTCCCTGAATGTTCCTCTCTACCGCTATTTGGGAGGCTCAAATGCATTTACTCTTCCAGTGCCCACGATGAATGTCCTTAACGGGGGCAAGCATGCAGGCAATGATCTTGCAATTCAGGAGTTCATGATTCAGCCCAAAGGCGCAGAAACCTTTTACGAAGCTCTCCAGATGGGAGCCGAAATCTATCACGTTCTTGGTAAAATACTGGAAAAGAAATACGGTCGTTCTTCTACCAACGTGGGCTATGAAGGAGGATATGCTCCCAAGATGAGTGAGTCAACCGAAGCCCTTGATGCTCTTGCCCAGGCTATTGAAGAAGCAGGCTACACTGACACCGAGGTTACAATCGGGCTTGATGCTGCAGCCTCCGAGTTTTACGAAGATGAGGCCTACTCAATCGACGGAAAGAAACGCTCTGCTCCCGAGCTGATGGACTACTATGTCGAACTTGTGAACTCATATCCAATCCTTTCCATTGAAGACCCCTTCTATGAGGAAGCCTTTGAGGACTTCGAAGCTCTGACCAATGAACTCTGGGACACAATTATTGTTGGTGACGACCTTTTTGTCACAAACATTGAGAGACTTTCAAAAGGTGTTGACATGGGAGCAGCAAATGCACTTCTCTTAAAGGTCAACCAGATCGGAACTATTTCCGAAGCTTTTGATGCTGCAAATATGGCTTCCAGAAATGGCTATACAGTAATAGTAAGCCACCGCTCTGCCGAAACCGAAGACACAACAATTGCGGATATCTCGGTAGCTATCGGGGCAGAAATGATCAAGACCGGAGCCCCGGCCCGTGGAGAAAGAACAGCTAAATATAACCAGCTTCTCAGAATCGAGGAAGACCTGGGTGAGGTTGCACATTACGTGCAACTCTAA
- a CDS encoding DMT family transporter: MPVQKNSLNPYLEVVTGSIIYGTIGVFLDKIQNMSTGSILFSRLFFGLCMIFVYLLLNRGLGQLKPHRKKRYLLLLGLLNAITGICYFSSIRYSGVSVAVLLLYTAPVYVNLFAPSILGEHSNSNSVLPLLLAITGVLLIARPGEILGHAGPESQKGLLFGLLSGLSFGANIITIRYLRDDYSGIAQTFWLTGISLLFMLPAALSTPTTVFVKNLDILLLFSLTITFAAIIYLIGISGIRAQTGSILALVEPVSGIFFDVTVLKNPLYISTFLGCVFILTAAYVISKRDKVGLK, encoded by the coding sequence ATGCCAGTGCAGAAAAACTCTTTAAATCCATATTTGGAAGTTGTAACTGGCAGCATAATTTACGGCACTATCGGAGTTTTTCTGGATAAAATTCAGAATATGTCAACCGGATCGATCCTTTTCTCCAGGCTCTTCTTTGGTCTCTGCATGATTTTTGTTTATCTGCTACTCAATCGAGGGCTCGGACAGCTTAAACCCCATAGAAAAAAAAGATACCTTCTCCTCCTGGGCCTTCTAAATGCGATAACAGGGATTTGTTACTTTTCATCTATTAGGTATAGTGGGGTTTCGGTGGCTGTCCTTCTGCTCTATACAGCCCCGGTATATGTTAATCTGTTTGCTCCTTCGATTCTCGGAGAACACAGTAATAGTAACAGCGTTCTCCCTCTTTTGCTTGCAATAACAGGAGTTTTACTGATTGCACGTCCGGGTGAAATTCTTGGACATGCAGGTCCTGAATCTCAGAAAGGCCTTCTTTTCGGGTTACTGTCAGGGCTGTCATTCGGTGCGAATATAATAACGATTCGATATTTGAGAGATGATTACTCAGGAATAGCACAAACCTTCTGGCTGACTGGAATAAGCCTTCTTTTTATGCTGCCGGCCGCACTCTCCACTCCAACTACTGTTTTCGTTAAAAATCTTGATATCCTGCTCCTCTTCAGCTTAACTATAACGTTCGCTGCCATAATCTATCTGATAGGTATCTCAGGAATCAGGGCTCAGACAGGAAGTATTCTTGCCCTGGTCGAGCCTGTTTCCGGAATTTTCTTTGACGTTACTGTCTTGAAAAATCCGCTCTATATATCGACTTTTCTTGGTTGCGTTTTTATTCTTACAGCAGCCTATGTTATAAGTAAAAGGGATAAGGTAGGCCTGAAATAG